In Rutidosis leptorrhynchoides isolate AG116_Rl617_1_P2 chromosome 2, CSIRO_AGI_Rlap_v1, whole genome shotgun sequence, one genomic interval encodes:
- the LOC139890200 gene encoding uncharacterized protein yields the protein MKLSHLCFADDLLVLCHGDVDSIKVIDKSLSEFSEFSGLFPSLMKSTIFFGSVPGFIWHEILKIVPFQIGSLPMKYLGVPLLSKRLGISDCKCLVDKIKNRIHCWKTKTLSYAGRLQLISSVLSSMQIYWCSVYLLPKETINDIERMLKNFLWNSGNALKGRAKIAKKMVCKPKDQGGLGIKSLHKWNEVLLIKQFWGWKNLLALRDQVKSHEYWLIGNGRNVSAWFNRWSELGCLADMISKRDLYDSRLSLNLKVADLIFNGQWIWTEEILDRYPALSSLNVPALSDNDDVAVWATSDNKHVHFSTKQAWVDLRDNFPLDKLAKWYPNKQFSCVFCGKQMDSHVHLFFKCEYSHRIWAVLKQKILFRGIGNDLQTVILNIAKYPGLKNIWNVINRVLIAVVVYHIWIERNKRVFRNSRRSSDDICNQVIMYLWMKLISIKLKKTKNVLSAAGVWGLKWNGNSLAM from the exons ATGAAGTTATCACATTTATGTTTTGCAGATGATCTGCTTGTGCTGTGTCATGGTGATGTTGACTCTATAAAGGTCATTGACAAAAGTTTATCTGAATTCAGTGAGTTTTCAGGTCTATTCCCTAGTCTTATGAAGAGTACCATTTTCTTTGGTAGTGTTCCAGGGTTTATATGGCATGAAATTCTTAAGATTGTCCCTTTTCAGATTGGTTCCCTCCCAATGAAATATTTAGGGGTGCCTTTGCTCTCTAAAAGGCTTGGTATTTCTGATTGCAAATGTTTGGTTGATAAAATTAAAAACAGAATCCATTGTTGGAAAACAAAAACTTTATCTTATGCTGGTAGATTGCAATTGATCAGTTCAGTTCTATCATCTATGCAAATCTACTGGTGTTCTGTATATCTGTTGCCAAAGGAAACTATCAATGATATTGAAAGAATGTTAAAGAATTTTCTATGGAATAGTGGTAATGCTTTAAAGGGTAGAGCTAAGATTGCTAAGAAAATGGTGTGTAAGCCAAAAGATCAAGGTGGACTGGGCATAAAATCATTGCATAAGTGGAATGAGGTTTTACTCATTAAGCAGTT TTGGGGATGGAAGAATTTACTTGCTTTAAGAGATCAAGTTAAATCTCATGAGTATTGGTTAATTGGTAATGGAAGAAATGTTTCAGCTTGGTTTAACAGATGGTCTGAGTTGGGTTGTCTTGCTGATATGATTTCTAAAAGAGATCTTTATGATTCCAGGCTCTCTTTAAATTTGAAGGTTGCTGATCTTATTTTTAATGGCCAATGGATTTGGACAGAGGAGATTCTTGACAGGTATCCTGCTCTTTCAAGCTTAAATGTCCCTGCTTTAAGTGATAATGATGATGTAGCTGTATGGGCTACTTCTGATAATAAGCATGTTCATTTTTCCACAAAGCAAGCTTGGGTTGATTTAAGAGATAATTTTCCATTG GATAAGTTGGCTAAATGGTACCCTAATAAACAGTTCAGCTGTGTTTTTTGTGGTAAGCAAATGGATTCACATGTTCATTTATTTTTCAAATGTGAATATTCACATAGAATTTGGGCTGTATTAAAGCAGAAGATTTTGTTTAGAGGCATTGGGAATGATCTGCAGACTGTTATCTTGAATATTGCAAAATACCCTGGCCTTAAGAACATCTGGAATGTTATTAATAGAGTTCTAATTGCTGTTGTGGTGTACCATATTTGGATTGAAAGAAATAAGAGAGTTTTTAGAAATTCAAGGAGATCAAGTGATGATATTTGTAATCAAGTTATCATGTATCTCTGGATGAAGCTGATCAGTATCA